One part of the Botrytis cinerea B05.10 chromosome 8, complete sequence genome encodes these proteins:
- the Bcmzm1 gene encoding Bcmzm1: MALAAYRHLLRATRVAFNEDITLLTSARKQARSTFLANRSLALESPESIAAIAHAEDVAQFLRRNVVQGQKVEGDEKYKLNIHEHTERGDNDTIKMPNGKNVTIDGKTCKD; encoded by the exons ATGGCGTTAGCAGCCTACAGACATCTTCTTCGCGCGACTCGAGTCGCCTTCAATG AAGATATTACGCTCCTCACTTCCGCGCGTAAACAAGCCCGTAGCACTTTCCTCGCCAATCGATCTCTCGCTCTCGAATCACCAGAATCTATAGCTGCCATTGCGCATGCAGAAGATGTTGCGCAATTCTTGAGGCGAAATGTGGTGCAGGGACAGAAAGTAGAGGGTGATGAGAAATACA AGTTAAACATTCACGAACATACCGAACGAGGAGATAATGATACGATCAAGATGCCGAACGGGAAGAACGTTACCATTGATGGGAAGACGTGTAAGGACTAG
- the Bcgcv2 gene encoding Bcgcv2, with protein sequence MVASSLALRARFARVALQSRSSSLRSSTITRPWSSGQSPCSATVLKPIGRRTFYKSSAKDETINSPSTLSSRGVYAPLDTFARRHIGPDAESTEQMLKALDPPVKSLDEFVEQVLPRDILSSKDLKIDAESESSQEGFTESQLLARLKSIASENTIMRSYIGCGYAGTRVPEVIKRNVLESPGWYTSYTPYQPEISQGRLESLLNFQTLVSDLTALPISNASLLDESTAAAEAMTLSMNALPLARQKNKNKTFFVSHLVHPQTLAVLQSRADGFDIKIEVGDVLADGGARLKELGNDLIGALVQYPDTEGGVEDFRGLADVIHAQGATFSVATDLLALTVLTPPGEFGADIAFGNAQRFGVPFGYGGPHAAFFAVSDKYKRKIPGRLIGVSKDRLGDKAMRLALQTREQHIRREKATSNVCTAQALLANMSAFYAVYHGPEGLKAIAERAIQGARFVQDGLKSLGFETNSRGTGSDGKVLFDTVVVDVGQGKSDEILNYATETFKINLRKFDDSRLGVTIDETVDIKDLEDIISVFAKFSKTGSGSFEKTTELQTSFDDSIPAELKRSSQYLTHPVFNTHHSETEILRYIHHLQSKDLSLTHSMIPLGSCTMKLNATTEMAPVTWPEFSSIHPFVPTNQATGYKTMIDELEADLATITGFDAVSLQPNSGAQGEFTGLRVIRKFQEQQPGKKRDICLIPVSAHGTNPASAAMAGMRVVTVKCDIKSGNLDMADLKAKCEKYSEELGAIMITYPSTFGVFEPEIKAACDIVHQHGGQVYMDGANMNAQIGLCSPGEIGADVCHLNLHKTFCIPHGGGGPGVGPIGVKSHLAPFLPGHPLVKTGGENAIAPVSGAPFGSASILPISWAYVKMMGGRGLTHATKITLLNANYIMSRLRPHYQILYTNANSRCAHEFILDVRGFKESAGVEAIDIAKRLQDYGFHAPTMSWPVANTLMIEPTESESKEELDRFIDALISIRKEIQAVEDGTIPKAGNVLKNSPHTQKDLLIGEWNRPYTREQAAYPLAYLKEKKFWPSVTRLDDAYGDTNLFCTCGPVEATEDAENGITGVSAPQPT encoded by the exons ATGGTTGCCTCAAGTCTTGCACTTCGTGCGAGATTTGCACGAGTGGCGCTTCAATCGAGAAGTTCTTCTCTGAGAAGCTCAACCATCACACGACCATGGAGTTCTGGTCAATCGCCATGCTCTGCAACTGTTTTGAAGCCAATTGGACGACGAACTTTCTACAAAAGCTCTGCGAAGGATGAGACAATCAACTCGCCTTCGACTTTAAGTTCCAGAGGAGTTTATGCCCCTTTGGATACTTTCGCGCGCCGACATATTGGTCCCGATGCGGAATCTACAGAACAGATGTTGAAAGCTTTGGATCCGCCAGTCAAAAGTTTGGACGAGTTTGTAGAGCAAGTTTTACCTCGCGACATTTTGTCTTCTAAAGATCTCAAAATCGACGCCGAATCAGAATCGTCACAAGAAGGGTTCACGGAATCTCAATTGCTTGCGAGACTAAAGTCTATTGCGTCCGAAAATACAATTATGAGAAGTTATATTGGATGTGGATACGCCGGAACTCGAGTTCCCGAGGTTATCAAGAGAAATGTGTTGGAAAGTCCAGGATGGTACACAAGCTACACGCCATATCAACCCGAGATTAGTCAAGGTCGGTTAGAATCGCTTTTAAACTTCCAAACACTTGTCTCCGATTTGACGGCATTACCAATTTCCAATGCCTCGCTACTCGATGAATCCACCGCCGCTGCCGAAGCCATGACCTTGTCAATGAATGCCCTTCCACTTGCTAGacagaagaacaagaacaagacaTTTTTTGTTAGCCATTTAGTCCACCCACAGACACTAGCAGTTTTACAAAGCCGAgcagatggatttgatataaagattgaagttggagatgtCCTTGCAGATGGCGGAGCTCGTCTCAAGGAACTTGGAAATGATCTCATCGGAGCTTTGGTACAATACCCTGATACCGAGGGTGGCGTAGAAGACTTCCGTGGTCTAGCAGATGTCATTCATGCTCAAGGCGCTACTTTCAGTGTTGCTACTGATCTTTTAGCTCTCACTGTTCTCACACCGCCTGGTGAGTTTGGTGCTGATATTGCTTTCGGAAATGCTCAGCGTTTTGGTGTTCCATTTGGTTATGGTGGTCCACATGCCGCTTTCTTCGCCGTTAGTGACAAATATAAGAGAAAGATCCCAGGACGTCTCATTGGTGTATCGAAAGATAGACTAGGGGACAAGGCAATGAGATTGGCTTTGCAAACTAGAGAACAGCATATCCGCAGAGAAAAGGCTACTAGCAATGTGTGCACGGCTCAAGCATTATTGGCTAACATGAGTGCATTCTATGCAGTCTACCATGGTCCAGAAGGTCTCAAGGCTATTGCTGAGAGAGCTATTCAAGGAGCTCGATTTGTTCAGGATGGACTCAAGAGCCTTGGATTTGAGACCAACTCCAGAGGAACGGGCTCCGACGGAAAAGTTCTCTTTGATACCGTCGTGGTTGATGTTGGGCAGGGTAAATCTGATGAAATCCTTAACTATGCCACCGAGACTTTCAAGATCAATCTAAGAAAGTTCGATGACAGCCGTCTTGGTGTCACTATTGACGAAACGGTTGACATCAAGGACCTCGAGGACATTATATCTGTGTTCGCCAAGTTTTCCAAGACAGGATCGGGATCTTTCGAGAAAACTACTGAGTTGCAAACTTCTTTTGATGATTCGATTCCTGCGGAATTGAAGAGATCATCCCAATACCTCACTCATCCAGTTTTCAACACACACCACTCCGAAACCGAGATTCTCCGTTACATTCATCACCTTCAATCAAAGGATCTGTCCCTTACACATTCCATGATACCCCTGGGCTCCTGCACCATGAAGCTCAATGCTACTACTGAAATGGCACCAGTTACATGGCCGGAGTTCTCCTCAATTCATCCCTTTGTTCCTACTAATCAGGCAACTGGTTACAAGACTATGATCGATGAGCTTGAGGCTGATCTAGCTACTATCACTGGATTTGATGCAGTATCCTTGCAACCAAATTCAGGTGCACAAGGAGAGTTTACTGGGTTACGTGTGATTCGCAAGTTTCAAGAACAGCAACCTGGGAAGAAGCGTGATATTTGCTTGATTCCCGTTTCTGCCCATGGTACCAACCCTGCATCAGCTGCCATGGCAGGTATGCGCGTTGTTACTGTGAAGTGTGACATCAAGTCTGGTAATCTCGACATGGCAGATCTCAAAGCAAAATGTGAGAAATATAGTGAAGAACTCGGAGCTATCATGATCACATATCCAAGTACATTTGGTGTTTTTGAGCCAGAAATCAAGGCTGCATGTGATATTGTTCATCAACACGGAGGTCAAGTGTACATGGACGGTGCCAACATGAATGCTCAAATTGGATTGTGCTCACCTGGAGAGATCGGTGCCGATGTATGTCATCTTAACCTTCACAAGACATTCTGTATTCCTCACGGTGGTGGTGGTCCAGGTGTTGGTCCAATTGGTGTTAAATCTCATTTGGCACCATTCCTACCTGGCCATCCACTAGTGAAGACTGGTGGCGAGAATGCCATCGCCCCAGTCAGTGGTGCTCCTTTCGGAAGTGCGAGTATCTTGCCAATTAGTTGGGCTTATGTAAAGATGATGGGCGGTAGAGGATTGACTCATGCTACCAAGATCACTCTTTTGAATGCCAACTATATCATGTCTCGTCTCCGACCTCACTACCAAATCCTGTACACTAACGCCAATTCGCGATGTGCTCACGAGTTTATCCTAGATGTTCGTGGTTTCAAAGAGTCGGCAGGTGTCGAGGCTATTGATATTGCCAAGCGTCTTCAGGATTATGGTTTCCATGCACCAACTATGAGTTGGCCAGTTGCTAATACCCTTATGATCGAGCCCACCGAGTCTGAAAGTAAGGAAGAACTTGACCGATTCATTGATGCATTGATATCAATCCGCAAAGAAATCCAAGCCGTGGAAGATGGCACTATTCCAAAGGCAGGCAATGTCTTGAAGAATTCGCCACATACTCAGAAAGATCTCCTCATTGGAGAATGGAATCGTCCATACACTCGAGAGCAAGCCGCATACCCATTGGCTTATctcaaggagaagaaattctGGCCATCCGTTACTAGACTTGATGATG CCTACGGTGATACGAATCTCTTCTGTACTTGCGGACCCGTGGAAGCCACCGAAGATGCCGAAAACGGCATCACCGGTGTGTCGGCTCCACAACCTACATAA
- the Bcrvs161 gene encoding Bcrvs161 produces the protein MNSMHRQIGKIRHKGPGDTAKVSVLLSDYEDANKMLNMIIEASKAWRDAWVSILSSQLNTALSFEELYQPIVGTSDAHRDNPAVTPRLQMDRTIKLKDTYTELKTDLLEEVMMMDTRVTKPATEAKDFLQPIRKTIKKRENKRLDWERYIDKVNKGSAKMKRTDRENAALAKAEEEQGRAAEAFKDADAHLRETLPPVIAAAFSILPHLLAVQIMIQNTLLAQYYTALHNYCEDVGLPSPPPPMEDVIAVWNQDYQPIKQEVELIDCVRRGKAVHQPMNIGEENANPSSSSKSITGLNVRNGFSRRPSNQSMSTNRDPSPNPSISTTYSDARSPRPDRPPPIRSASRPRIPSTQHTVPVFSPPTTSDNDYNEPLQTPTPSDYSNHLTPVSTHSSSYAPAGPALDYFQRGSTNEGVAVNSAIGKKKPPPPPPKRLGSSHGGVFVVALYDFEGQGEGDLSFKEGDKIRVTKKTGSTDDWWDGELRGVKGSFPANYCKNA, from the exons ATGAATTCTATGCACCGGCAGATTGGCAAGATCAGGCATAAAGGGCCTGGAGATACTGCTAAAGTATCTGTACTGCTGAGCGATTACGAAGATGCGAATAAGATGCTCAATATG ATAATAGAAGCTTCCAAAGCATGGAGAGACGCATGGGTGTCTATACTTTCCTCTCAATTAAATACAGCTTTAAGTTTCGAGGAGTTATATCAGCCCATTGTAGGCACCAGCGATGCTCATCGAGACAATCCGGCTGTTACCCCTCGCCTACAAATGGATCGAACTATCAAATTGAAGGATACATATACGGAACTAAAAACTGATTTATTGGAAGAAGTTATGATGATGGATACTCGAGTTACAAAACCGGCTACGGAAGCAAAGGACTTTCTACAACCCATTCGAAAGACGATCAAGAAGCGAGAAAACAAAAGGTTAGACTGGGAGAGATATATAGATAAGGTCAATAAAGGGTCtgcgaagatgaagaggactGATCGAGAGAACGCTGCTTTGGCAAAGGCTGAAGAGGAACAAGGCAGGGCAGCAGAG GCATTCAAAGATGCAGACGCTCACCTCCGAGAAACATTACCGCCTGTGATCGCTGCAGCTTTCTCCATCCTCCCACATTTACTCGCCGTACAAATCATGATCCAGAATACGCTCCTCGCCCAATACTACACAGCGCTACACAACTACTGCGAAGATGTAGGCCTGCCttctcctccacctccaatgGAAGACGTCATCGCAGTCTGGAATCAAGACTATCAACCCATAAAACAAGAAGTCGAACTCATAGATTGTGTCCGCCGCGGCAAAGCCGTTCATCAACCCATGAACATCGGCGAAGAAAATGCAAATCCAAGCTCAAGTTCAAAATCTATAACTGGTCTCAATGTCCGTAATGGATTTTCCCGTCGTCCCTCGAACCAATCTATGAGCACAAACCGCGACccctctccaaatccaagcATCTCAACCACATATTCCGACGCGCGATCTCCTAGGCCCGATCGTCCACCTCCTATTCGCTCCGCTTCTCGTCCTCGTATTCCCTCAACCCAACACACAGTCCCCGTTTTCTCGCCCCCTACAACCTCGGATAACGACTACAACGAACCCCTTCAAACCCCCACTCCCAGCGACTATTCCAACCATCTCACACCTGTCTCCACGCATTCCTCCTCTTATGCTCCCGCAGGCCCAGCTCTGGATTATTTCCAGCGCGGGTCGACCAACGAAGGCGTAGCAGTCAATTCCGCAATCGGAAAGAAGAaacctcctccccctcccccaaagAGACTGGGTTCTTCTCATGGAGGCGTTTTTGTGGTAGCGCTCTATGATTTCGAGGGCCAAGGAGAAGGGGACTTGAGTTTCAAAGAGGGTGATAAGATTAGGGTTACAAAGAAAACAGGCAGTACGGACGATTGGTGGGATGGAGAGTTGAGGGGGGTGAAAGGGAGCTTTCCAGCCAATTATTGTAAGAATGCTTAG
- the Bcecm2 gene encoding Bcecm2, translating to MPPQIKQDLNRSGWETTDFPSVCENCLPDNPFVQMIKQDHGEECKLCTRPFTVFQWKADRTARSKRTNICLTCARLKNCCQCCMLDLSFGLPIVVRDAALKMIAPGPQSEVNREYYAQNHEKEIEEGKGMEEYEKTDEKARELLRRLANSQPYFRKGRKMITDGEGSGSGAASGSQSEKGIALATKGPGPIRTRDGQPSRGAGRGGRGGARGGRAFPSAAQLPPGPQDILPPSDKSITSLFITGVEDDLPEYKIRDFFSPYGKLRSLVCSHMSHCAFINYATREGAEAAAEALQGKAIIAGCPLRVQWGRPRPIGTMDKDERIATGREGRSAFSGSGSGSQRRTTEGGASQVAAPRDDLASMSAVPAPPGAGDVQYASLAGN from the coding sequence ATGCCaccacaaatcaaacaaGATCTCAATCGCTCCGGATGGGAAACCACCGACTTCCCCTCCGTCTGCGAAAATTGTCTTCCCGATAACCCTTTCGTACAAATGATTAAACAAGACCACGGCGAAGAATGCAAACTCTGCACACGACCTTTTACCGTCTTTCAATGGAAAGCTGATCGTACAGCTCGTAGTAAACGCACCAATATCTGCCTCACATGCGCGCGGCTGAAGAATTGTTGTCAATGCTGTATGTTAGATTTGAGTTTCGGATTGCCGATAGTGGTTAGAGATGCGGCGTTGAAGATGATTGCCCCGGGACCGCAGAGTGAGGTCAACAGGGAATACTATGCGCAGAATCATGAGAAGGAAATcgaggaggggaagggaatggAAGAGTATGAGAAGACGGATGAGAAGGCTAGAGAACTTTTGAGGAGGTTGGCGAACAGTCAGCCTTATTTCAGAAAGGGGAGAAAGATGATCACAGATGGAGAaggtagtggtagtggtgcTGCAAGTGGAAGTCAAAGTGAGAAGGGAATAGCATTGGCAACCAAAGGACCAGGACCGATACGAACACGAGATGGGCAACCGAGCAGGGGTGCTGGTCGGGGTGGTAGAGGCGGGGCCAGAGGAGGGAGAGCTTTCCCTAGTGCGGCGCAATTACCACCAGGGCCTCAAGACATCCTACCACCTTCCGACAAATCAATAACTTCGCTTTTTATTACTGGTGTTGAAGACGATTTGCCAGAATATAAGATTAGGGATTTCTTCTCGCCATATGGGAAATTAAGATCATTGGTCTGTTCGCACATGTCGCATTGCGCATTCATTAATTATGCGACGAGGGAAGGAGCCGAAGCTGCAGCAGAAGCCTTACAAGGGAAGGCTATAATTGCAGGTTGCCCATTGAGAGTGCAGTGGGGAAGACCCAGACCCATTGGTACCATGGATAAGGATGAGCGCATAGCTACCGGCAGGGAGGGACGTTCCGCATTTTCGGGTTCGGGTTCGGGTTCACAGAGAAGAACGACTGAGGGTGGTGCTTCACAAGTTGCAGCTCCTCGGGATGATTTGGCTAGTATGTCGGCAGTTCCTGCTCCACCTGGTGCAGGTGACGTGCAATATGCTAGTTTGGCCGGTAATTAA
- the Bcnup57 gene encoding Bcnup57, translating into MFGSTFGQSQPAGGGLFGSTNTAQPSGGLFGSTNTAQKPGGLFGSTTTTGAQNQGGGLFGGAGQNTQQNQQQASGLFGGGLGASTQQNQPQAGGLFGANAQQPQQQQTGGLFSGQTMGAQQQAAQQQQQQQQTGLFGQTQSSQALGQSQGQFGNSLFTNTNTNGLRPREKSVIDQIETVVGKWDTGSKDCAFQYFFYNNVGVDEAPFYQPQPNEDPRAWEEALSKKPGPGYIPVSCIGFQMMGDRIKAQQNHLAAFNIRLHNINASLSNLLQNHDTRTSIRAMDARRKHVVLKQRCIALATKVQVLRNRGYALSGDEEDLKAKLIKIEKGASDPALGARAEEIWARMINVQERGRLLRTELEKVGQENGEILDDTMTARCKKILEDYQTQLAHLKKELDRVHKDYVEWEKEQPPQIAARTRFGR; encoded by the exons ATGTTTGGAAGTACTTTCGGTCAAAGCCAGCCAGCTGGCGGAGGTTTATTCGGGTCAACAAACACCGCACAACCTTCAGGTGGTTTATTTGGATCTACAAATACTGCGCAAAAGCCAGGAGGATTGTTTGGCTCGACTACAACTACCGGAGCTCAAAATCAGGGAGGAGGGCTCTTCGGCGGCGCGGGGCAAAATactcaacaaaatcaacaacagGCTAGTGGACTATTCGGTGGAGGACTAGGAGCAAGCACTCAACAGAACCAGCCTCAAGCGGGAGGACTATTCGGAGCAAATGCACAACAGCCACAGCAGCAACAAACGGGAGGATTATTCTCTGGACAGACTATGGGAGCGCAGCAGCAAGCGGcccagcagcagcagcagcagcaacagaCTGGTTTATTTGGGCAGACGCAATCGTCGCAAGCTTTGGGCCAGTCACAAGGACAATTTGGAAATTCTTTGTTCACAAATACAAACACAAATGGGCTGAGACCTC GAGAAAAGAGTGTGATAGACCAGATTGAGACGGTTGTGGGTAAATGGGATACAGGAAGCAAGGACTGTGCCTTCCAATATTTCTTCTATAATAACGTTGGTGTGGACGAAGCACCATTCTATCAACCACAACCCAACGAAGACCCAAGAGCTTGGGAAGAAGCGCTTTCAAAAAAGCCAGGACCTGGATATATTCCAGTCTCATGTATCGGTTTCCAAATGATGGGCGACAGGATCAAAGCTCAGCAAAATCATCTTGCAGCATTCAACATTCGATTACATAATATCAATGCTAGTTTGTCGAACCTACTTCAAAATCACGACACGAGGACAAGTATACGGGCAATGGATGCGAGAAGGAAACATGTGGTCTTAAAACAAAGATGCATTGCATTGGCGACTAAAGTGCAGGTTTTAAGAAACAGAGGCTATGCGCTTAGTGGAGACGAGGAGGACCTGAAAGCTAAACTTATCAAGATAGAAAAGGGGGCTAGTGATCCGGCACTGGGTGCCAGAGCAGAAGAGATTTGGGCTCGAATGATCAACGTCCAAGAACGAGGTCGGTTATTGAGGACGGAACTGGAGAAGGTTGGGcaagaaaatggagagatTTTGGACGACACCATGACCGCGCGATGCAAGAAG ATTCTCGAAGACTATCAAACTCAATTAGCACATTTGAAAAAGGAGTTGGATAGGGTACATAAAGATTATGTCGAATGGGAGAAAGAGCAGCCACCACAAATAGCAGCGAGGACAAGATTCGGCCGATGA
- the Bczuo1 gene encoding Bczuo1, giving the protein MASHTQVALPLPVLPEGWSAEKDFNAVGSVSAATQRSLEPVGPHFLAHARRARHKRTFSEDDRLEAQNNVKKVEDDDLGEISEAEDPMMLSRDAKDWKNQDHYAVLGLSKYRYKATEDQIKKAHRKKVLKHHPDKRAATGATEDDNFFKCIQKATDLLLDPVKRRQFDSVDEAADVAPPSKKDQKDQKLFYKKWNSCFKAEGRFSKVQPVPKFGDINSSKEDVENFYNFFYNFDSWRSFEYQDEDVPDDNENRDQKRHMERKNNNARKKKKTEDSARLRKLLDDASAADERIKRFRQEASKEKNKKKFEREEAEAKAKAEKEAQKLAAEKEAKEAEEKAKADKEQGKKAKEAAKAAVKKNRRILKGSVKDANYFAGSGDAPASAIDGVLNDVELVQGKIDPDECAALAGKLNGLKIADEIKNVWSEEVKRLVGAGKLKEGEAKNLA; this is encoded by the exons atggCGTCCCATACTCAAGTCGCTTTACCCCTCCCTGTCCTTCCAGAAGGATGGTCCGCCGAGAAGGATTTCAACGCCGTTGGTAGCGTTTCTGCTGCAACTCAACGAAGCCTTGAGCCTGTTGGCCCTCACTTTCTCGCTCACGCCCGCAGAGCTCGTCACAAGCGTACCTTCTCTGAGGATGACCGTCTCGAAGCCCAGAACAATGTCAAGAAAGTCGAAGACGATGACCTTGGTGAGATCAGCGAAGCTGAGGACCCAATGATGTTGTCCCGGGATGCTAAGGACTGGAAG AACCAAGATCACTATGCTGTTCTCGGTCTCAGCAAATACAGATACAAGGCTACTGAAGACCAAATCAAGAAGGCACACAGAAAGAAGGTCTTGAAGCATCACCCTGATAAGAGAGCTGCCACAGGTGCCACCGAAGATGacaacttcttcaagtgCATTCAAAAGGCCACCGATCTCCTCCTCGATCCCGTCAAGCGTCGCCAATTCGATTCCGTTGACGAAGCCGCCGATGTTGCACCACCATCCAAGAAAGACCAAAAGGACCAGAAACTCTTTTACAAGAAGTGGAACTCATGTTTCAAGGCCGAGGGTCGTTTCTCCAAGGTCCAGCCAGTCCCTAAGTTTGGTGATATCAACAGCTCCAAGGAGGACGTCGAGAACTTTTACAACTTCTTCTACAACTTCGACTCATGGAGATCGTTCGAATACCAAGATGAGGATGTTCCAGATGACAACGAGAACCGTGATCAAAAGCGTCACATGGAGCGTAAGAACAACAACGCAcgtaagaagaagaagaccgAAGATTCTGCTCGTCTAAGAAAGTTGTTGGATGATGCTTCCGCTGCTGATGAGCGTATCAAGCGTTTCAGACAAGAAGCAAGCAaggagaagaacaagaagaagttCGAGAGAGAGGAAGCCGAGGCAAAGGCCAAGGCTGAGAAGGAAGCTCAAAAATTGGCCGCCGAGAAGGAGGCCAAGGAAGCTGAGGAGAAGGCTAAGGCCGACAAGGAGCAAGGAAAGAAGGCCAAGGAAGCCGCCAAGGCAGCCGTCAAGAAGAACAGACGTATCTTGAAGGGAAGTGTCAAGGATGCCAACTACTTTGCCGGAAGTGGAGATGCACCAGCATCTGCTATTGACGGTGTCTTGAACGATGTTGAGTTGGTTCAAGGCAAGATCGATCCTGATGAGTGCGCTGCTTTAGCTGGCAAGCTCAACGGCTTGAAGATCGCTGATGAAATTAAGAATGTCTGGAGCGAGGAGGTCAAGAGATTGGTTGGTGCTGGTAAGCTCAAGGAGGGTGAGGCCAAGAACCTTGCTTAG